From the genome of Candidatus Defluviilinea proxima:
AGATTGCCGAGCGCATCCACTTTGATCTCGTCAGCCAATGGCTTGACCTCGGCCCGCACCAATTTACGGACTTCATCTTCGTACCCCGAAGGGCCAAATGTTTCAGTGAGTTGTTTGAGAAGTTTTTTCATTCAGTGTAATTTCCTGGTTGATGTAGTTGTGCAGTTCAGTACTTCGATGGTTAATCAAGCGAAAGAATATCGCCGTTGTTATACACTTGTTCTTTCTTGCGGGTAAAGATGTGCACTTTACTTTGGCCCATTACTTTCCATTCACCGCCAAGCTTGCCAACGAGGGCCGTATCTTCATCCACGCCGATCATGCGCTCGCCTGCTTTGAGATTACCCAGCAAGGCCAACATCAGGGGTTTAAACATGGCAGGAATGGCATCAAAGTGCGGCATGATGAATTCCGCCGGGACGACGCCGAATCCTTCCTGGGTTTGCGCCAGTCGAAAACGAGGCATCCGCTTGGCAAGGATCATCGCGCCAGCGGAGCAACCGGCGTAGATGGCACCTCGTTCCCATGCACGCCCTGCGGCATTCCATGCGCGGCTTCCATTCATGGTGTAGTGCAAATACCCTGGATCACCGCCAGAGAAGTAGATCAGGTCGGCGTTTTCAAGAAAAGGTTCCCATTGCGGGTCATCAGCCGAAGCGCGATCAATAATGTGCAAGGCTTTGACTTCTGCACCCAGCTTGGTGAAATGCTCAACACCCATATTTGACCAGCGGCCAACGCTAGCTTCGCCTTCCTGTCCAGCCGCGGTCGGTAAACAAACCACGCGTGGTTTACGTCCACTCAATTTCAGGCTATCGAGTAGGTACCGGTCAACATCTTCCATAACGGGAAGATATTCACCAGAACCAACGATAGCGATCAAACCATTCATAAGGCACCTGTTAAAAATTCGGCAAATAATACAAGATTAACGACTCGCGATAAGCGACGGCGTGATCTTCTTCAAAGCTGTCTGTAGCAACTGGATGGTATTCTTCCAATCATCCACGCGCGCAATGCTGACCGGTGAATGGGTATAACGGTGTGGAACAGAAACCGATACTGTCGGCACACCAGCCAGCACGGTCTGGATCGCGCCTGAGTCGGTGCCACCTCCACCGGGTTGGCGGAGTTGGTACGGGATATTTTCAGCTTCGCCCACTTCACTTAGAAAACGGACCAGCCTCGGGTCATGCAGAGTCGAACCGTCCGCAATGTAGATCGCGGGGCCAAGACCAAGCTTGGTGTTGTAGTTCATGTTCTCACTGCCGTCATGTAAAGGCAGGTCGTTTGCAGGTGTCGAGTCAACTGCAATTGCCATATCAGGTTGAAAATATTGCGCGGCCACTTTTGCTCCACGCAGGCCGATCTCTTCTTGCACAGAAAATGCGGCACACAGATCAATATTTGATGGCGCATGTTTCAATAATTCAATCAACGTGGCTACACCAATACGATTATCAATGGACTTTGCCATGATGGACGGCCCCATGCGTTGGAACTTTGTTGCAAAGCCAGCACGGTCACCGATCTTTGCCTTGCCGTTGATGCCAATATCAATACGCAAGGCATCCAATGGCACTTCGCTTTTTCGCTCGCCTGTCTCCATCAAATGAATGGGCTTGCCACCGATCACGCCAAGCGTCCGTTCCTTGCCAACCAAGACCTGTTTCCCCACCAAATAGCGGACGTCCATACCGCCCACCGTTTCAAAACGATAGATCCCTTCGCCGTCATCTGCCACGATAAAAAAGCCGACTTCGTCCATGTGCGCATCCACCATCACCCGCACACGCTTCGGACCCCGCCCCAGCTTGGTCGCCAGAACGTTGCCCATCGCATCCACTTTGACCTCGTCTGCATAAGGCTTGATCTCTTCGAGGACGATCTTACGCACTTCCCCTTCATCGCCAGAAACCGCGACGACATTGCAAAGTTTTTCAAGTAACTTTAGTTGTGTATTTCCAAAAGAGGGCATATACATCCTTTATGGACTCAGGGAGCTTGCTCCCGCATTGTGTGTTACCGCAATACGCCAGCAAGCTGGCTGACTCCATATTATTCCTTATTCC
Proteins encoded in this window:
- a CDS encoding Type 1 glutamine amidotransferase-like domain-containing protein, encoding MNGLIAIVGSGEYLPVMEDVDRYLLDSLKLSGRKPRVVCLPTAAGQEGEASVGRWSNMGVEHFTKLGAEVKALHIIDRASADDPQWEPFLENADLIYFSGGDPGYLHYTMNGSRAWNAAGRAWERGAIYAGCSAGAMILAKRMPRFRLAQTQEGFGVVPAEFIMPHFDAIPAMFKPLMLALLGNLKAGERMIGVDEDTALVGKLGGEWKVMGQSKVHIFTRKKEQVYNNGDILSLD
- a CDS encoding M42 family peptidase, whose protein sequence is MPSFGNTQLKLLEKLCNVVAVSGDEGEVRKIVLEEIKPYADEVKVDAMGNVLATKLGRGPKRVRVMVDAHMDEVGFFIVADDGEGIYRFETVGGMDVRYLVGKQVLVGKERTLGVIGGKPIHLMETGERKSEVPLDALRIDIGINGKAKIGDRAGFATKFQRMGPSIMAKSIDNRIGVATLIELLKHAPSNIDLCAAFSVQEEIGLRGAKVAAQYFQPDMAIAVDSTPANDLPLHDGSENMNYNTKLGLGPAIYIADGSTLHDPRLVRFLSEVGEAENIPYQLRQPGGGGTDSGAIQTVLAGVPTVSVSVPHRYTHSPVSIARVDDWKNTIQLLQTALKKITPSLIASR